The region CTAGATTTGGCCTATTTCAAGTTGATGTCTTCCATGGTTTGATTTGGTAACAGGGAGTAGGACCTAAGTAAAACAGAACTAAATGATGAATATGACCTTTTTCAATACCGTTTAATTTGGAGCAAAGTGCTGCTGCgtcctgtgtgtacctgtgcgttTCGTTCctaatcttttttcttttccccttcccctctaCCACAGCGGGACCGCTCCCCTCTTCGCGTCAGCCCCAGCGACTCGGGGCCCCGCTGTGGGTTCTGTCATGCGGGGGACGAGGAGAATGAAACCCGCGGCAAGTTGCACACAGACAATAGCAAGAAGGTGGCCGCGCACTACAAGTGCATGGTGAGTCATCTGCTCGACTGGTGTAGAGCGGTGCATAAGTCACATCAATGGATATTGGTCTAAATTGCTTAGATTGCATGCATCCACGTGCAAGTCGTATGTCATCATGTGCATGTGCCCTCCTCCAAGCATGGGGCATGGAATGTTAGCGCTGCTCCTTTACACATCGTAGTTGTCTAGTCAGGCTCGCGCagatgagtcagaggaagatgcTTCATATGCAGCTTAACCGACAAACCGCTGGTACCTGATCAGCCAGTGGGGGTTGCTGGATGAGACATCATCATCCCAGCTGGCTGAAACTCCCTCTTAGGGCGACAATCGACCTCCCGGACTGGTGGCCACTGTAGGCACTGGCACAGCCCAGATTCAGTACCAGAGTGTCAGAGTGTAGGGTCtatccatgcactggaacagtaCATAGGATGAGCTACCCAGCATTGATACCCTgatttaattttagtttttagtttagAATTTAAATCCACATTACAGAATAGTTTTGTGTTTGCAGTAGGGCTGTCAGAcagtaaaaaaagatttgacTGCGGATCTGATTTGACTGCTGATTTCTCTGTACATTTGCTTAATTTCCTGTGAGATGGTAAATCACTTGAAACTTTGCacactcatttattttatttgtcatttaaacaGGGTAGTCATTTGCAAGTGTACTCTGTGTATATGcacttaaataaaacatacaaaaagaTATAAGATGACTAAGATACAGTAATTATAATGGCACAGTTGAGTAAcactaaattaaaatggcagtaaattGAATGCTGTTCATACAAATGCGTGAAATAGACAACAACAAATATCACCTCAATCAGCCACATGGGGGCACTATAATTAAAGttcaaatgtattgtttttgatTTCCTAACAGCATCCGTGTTGTTGTCCCTTCTACAAAGCTCCATGCCAAATATTGCCTTAATCAGCTACAAGGTGGTGCTATAATGAACATTTACATGGTAGCCTATTTTATATTAGACCGTGACTCCAAAACACATTGTCCAATTCACTACAGATTTGGTCAGCATATTCCTTGGAGTgaaataaacatgcatgcaAAAGAGCATGAAACtgccaattcttttttttttttttgctaaggcttttttgtttgatttgcacCAAACTTGGTACATAGCATCGGTGTACCCAACCATACTTGGTATCTATAAAGCACTTATATTGGACAATAACTATGGTAGCTGTGAGCCACTGAATTTCACATTGGGTTTGGCCTATCACATTAATGGTTATAACTCATTGACCATTCATCCAATTCTCACAAAATGTGTACTGATTTAACACATGATTATTGCTCTCAGTAAGCCCCACCGTGACTGGTTAAAATTTCTCTAACCAAGAACCAGTTTCCCACAgacattcattgtttttcagtgttaaacaggaaatattctttttatttctgtagaaTGTGTCTTCAGCCTGTTAATGGCTGAAGACACACAACTTTGATCTCAAATGAAGCTATAGTGTTAGACAGCAGATacctgaaaaaggaaaaagaatgtCCAGGGCCAGGCCTCCTAGctcaaagaaaatatttcctcCTGGGTACAGCATCTGTTTTTTGTGGGTAACCTGTGCTTTGTAGTACTGCATAACTTTACTTTATAGCCTTATTCCCAAAGTGAGTTGTTCTTCACGTCTATTTTGATAGCTCTTCTCCTCTGGGACAGTCCAGCTCACCACCACCTCACGGGCTGAATTTGGGAACTTTGACATCAAAACGGTCACCCAGGAGATCAAGAGAGGGAAGCGAATGGTGAGTAGCTTGGGAAGTGGAGAGACTGCAGACTGTTCTGGCTCTCTGGCTGGATTTTGCAGacagtttcatttcaaagtgTTTTGCTGCTTTCTTAAGTGACAGCCTAATGAGGGTTCAGATTATTGAAAGAGCAGTTTATACTGTCAGAAACTGTTGCAGCTCATGCCAATGGACAGAGATTATTCTCAAAATTGGCATGTTTGCTTATTAagccaaagaaataaaaactgaaaaagaagcaAATGACAGAAATTGGAGAAATTGTCAACTTAAAGGTACTTTTAAAGTAAATTCAAGCTCATATTTGCTCCCAGACAGTCTTTCTGGTCAGGTGGCCAATGTCTTTCAACATGAAAAGTGCACACTTGTAATGCGGTCTTGTGTAGCTTATTCATTCTGTGCCCTTCCTGTCTATTAGAAATGCACCCTGTGTACTCAGTTAGGAGCCACCATTGGCTGTGAGATCAAGGCCTGTGTGAAGACGTACCACTACCACTGCGGCCTGGAGGATAAGGCGAAGTACATTGAGAACATGGCCCGTGGCATCTACAAGTGAGCACCGCTGTGCAAATCCCCATCCTCTCTAACAAGCACCTCTTCACCTGTTTTGAGGTTTTAAAATGGACTCCGGATTTATTGAAACCATTACTAAACCTACAGTGCTGTCCCAGAGGTCACACGTCCTGCAACACTGAAGTGCCGACTGGAAATTctgaatacagacacaaaataagatcagaaaaaaagattttgataATCCCAAATGCATAGTGTTAACTCTACTGGTGAAATTGAATTCTTACTGTACAGAAAACTTTTCTACATCGATCCTCTTTTTACCTATGTCATTACACTCCCTTCTAAATCTTCCATTATGTACGGAATCCCAACCCCTGTTTAAAGCACTTTTAAACACAAAGTTTAAGGAAATTTCAAGGTATATTTAACCTATATTTAAGTTGACTAGATAGACGGTTAACTATTATTTACATTGCCCAGTCAGCGTGTGTTAAATCTTCATCTACTTTGTCTTTCACTGGTCTCTTGATTATAAGTGAAGGGGCACAttataatgcactgtaatgaacCACTGCTCTGTGTTGCTCTGGCCCAGGCTGTACTGTAAGAACCACAGTGGGAATGAGGAGCGggatgaggaggatgaggagagggagagtcgCAGTCGACAGAGGGAGAGCCTCCAGCACGGGGCCGCCCACCCTCCGCTCCTCCCGCAAGTCAACGGCAACTAGGTACTGCGCAGGGACGCCACCGCTTTCTGGGGCTCGGCAAACGGACACGTGGAGCAAAGACGAGAAATCAAAgtgcatatttttgtttgagaaaaaaaaaaaaagttaaagctAGTGAAATAGGCGGCCGGATATGAATTTCTCAAGTTTTCAGTCGCCTCAAAACTGATGCTCGCTCTCCAACCAGTTGGTgtggaaatgcacacacaactcATCTGGCTTCAACCAAATTGGTTTTGTATGGATTTGTATGAGGATTTGTTTGATTTCTTGGGTAACGTGACCAGGGTGGGAAGGTTGTGTGGAGAGGGCTGGTGTAACTAATGTTCCATTTGGTCTTTCTCATGGGAGAATGACCTGCAGGAGACCAGGCTGGATAAACTGATTGTTACGTTCAGTACGTGCTCGTTCTGTGCCCTACtctgtcttttaaaatgagAGTCTTCAGGGCCCATTTTATGAAGGCtgtctagtttttattttcttccaaacTATGAAATCAGACGGTTCTATCTTGCTCTTTCTCAAAAACGTACTCCTTTGTAATCTTTGTTCTTTGGAATCgtgcatatattttattaccatattgttattgtgaaaatctgttgcttttctttttattcagaGTCAGGATTAAAATTCCTCAAGTGGCATGAACCTCTTTTAACAATGttgtgatgttttgttttttctgctccAGTCTGGACACAATCCTGTTTTTAAACTTATATGCTTGTCATATAATTGGCTTACTGAAAGGATTCAATTGGCTACCTTGTCTAAACAAAGCTCTACTGGAACATTACgataccatttaaaaaaaaaaatcagttcacCACTTGTATTAAAATTTCCCTTTGCATTGTTTTACTCAGACAGATTGATGCACATTCCACTGACTAAGGGACAATCTTAAGAAAATTACATCATGGTGACATCAGACACCACTACACAATAGGGTTACCCTGTTGAGTGTATACTGgtatataggtatggggcatgcccccgccaaggcgtaacttggcgggatggcatacctgccatcccaatttgaGATCAACTTGCATTATGGACCACTGGAAACAGGAAAGCGCTTCACAGTAAGCTGGACAATGTAAACATTGACTGACCAGCATATATACTGGTATGTCAATTGCTGTTTAGCCAAACAAGTAGTAATAACATGAATGATATTTGTCCAAGGTGAAAATCAACCATTACAGTATTTACGGATTTAAagccatttaatttaaataatgcattctcatagcctacattatcTGCTCCATTTGATTGCACAGAAGCAGCTTTCTGTCATACGGATGTATTGTCGGGGGCAACGAATTGGCCATTCATTCCTTACACATGCGTTTAATTTCTggaatttgtatatttgcaaatTTTCCCATTCTTTTCACGTACAGGTAAATTGACTACAgtataaaaaaattcaaatacggTTACAAAAATAGTATATTCTCCAAAATACCCATAAAATGTGGCCAAAGTTGGCTCATGCGAAACAAATAGGTCAATTTCAATGTGCACTTATATCTGGGCTTCGGGTTGTGCCATCGACCGTATGCGCGCACACTTCGCAGAAGAGCATTCGAGGTGAGAGTTTGTGAGTGGGTTTGAAATGGGCGGTCCAACGCCTTTCATTCGTCGTCAGCAGTACCAGAGAAAAAAACGCAGTTTCCACATGCTGACAAATCGGACACCAAGACCAAAATTTCCGTTTACGCAAAGTTAGCGTAAAGTTTGTCCAAGTCACCTTGGACAAATATCATCGCAGTTACTACAATCTGTTTGTCAGGAGTCGGATCCTTCTGACCTGAACTGAGGGTACGCAAAGGGCATCTAGCGAACAACGTAGACATTGTGATATGGCGACCAGCAGTTCCTGTGTTGTGGTAAGTTTGGCGGGTAATTCTCGGATGTCTGTCAGTTTAGTAGCAAACGCTAGGTTTTGCGTTATGGTGGACAATAAATATATAGCTCGATGcctagctggctaacgttactTAACTCATTCCTTGGGGAGACGTGCTGTATTGCATACTTGTGCTCAGCGACGTGTTATTCCAGCAGATCTGCGTATCCTGTTCCGTGTTTCACTGTCAATATCTGCTTGTTGAAATATGGCACAAAACCAAAGGACAAAATTGCATGCCCGGGGCGAGGTCCAAGCGGAGCACATTACCGCACTAGTATGCTACTTGCTAGCCACGTTAGCCGCGTAGTACGCAGTTACATCAAGATGCTACACATACACGGAGTGATTTAGTTAATATTGGACAGTAGCCGGATAAAATAGAATACCAGTATGCCCACGATTCTGCACCGGTAGACACTGGTTTTAAACAGCAGGTTGTGAGCCCTCGTGCTGGGTAGCTGGTGCTTGCTAACGTGTCTCGGCAGATGGTGTAATATCTTAGCAGTTAGCTTGTCAGCTAGTTCAGTCACCTGTCAAAAAAGAATAATGACTTGTGAAAGACTGCGATTCTATCTGGACAATTGTTACCCAAGTGCTATATAGGCTACAAAACTGGTTTTGCAAACTAACTGTCCAGCTATGTGTAGCCGCTGGTTAACTAGCTAGTTCCGGAGATGACTGGCTAAGTTGGCTAACGTGAATACCTAGTGATGAAACGTTATCCCGTAGCTACCGTAGAGATGCAGCTAACGTTACCCAACAACAGTTGCTTAAGTGTAACTTCATGTGCATGTATCTGCTTGTTTGCTAGTGCTAGCCACCCACGAAAGTAGTAGGATAGCTAAGCGAGCCGATTTATAATACATGCGTAgcaaatatgtaatattagcaaatgtataaaacaaacGGAAATGAAAAGATTCTGCATTATATACTGGCTCggtaaatatataatatagacTAATGAGCTGAAACTCATTGTGTATAGTGATTTGGAGTGGAGAAGCATACTGGGGAACTACTATAGGCCCTGTGAATaaagtaaaagaaaattatgagccaaagaaaaactaattaacactggaaaggAAGTAATCTATACTGCAGAAGGGAGCAGTTGGAGGAAAGCGGTCCATATACAAGGTCTTCATTTCCTACCAGTTACCTTAGAGACGAGCATCTCCCACAGTTGTGGTGATAGAGAAGTCCACACGCAGGTGGCAGCCCTTTCTGCTGCAGCCAAGTTCTCATTCCTCATGTCTATTCACAAGGCATTGCATCATTTCAGAAAGGGCAAAGCCCTGTTGAAGAAAAGGTTTTATGCCTCTGTTCTAGCAGTGGAAGGGTGAATGTACCAACAGACTGGGTGATGCTGAGAACAGGCATGTCATTCAATGCTCAGCTGTTCCACCAGCACTGATCAGTCTCTGTGTTGTGCTTATGGGTAGCGCAAGTAAAGCCAGCTGAGCCCACTCTGGGAAACAGACTGGGAACCTGATGGCTTGCCTAGGGCTCCGACCACTGTGGGCTGCAGCTCTCTTTCCACAACAGCCTGCCGTGCAGTGGTTGCTGCCACAGTATTTTAATGCATGATCTTCTTCCCAAAGTATTTGTGTGGCATCTACACACTCATCAGCTTTTAACACCGGCGATGGGCCGCTGCCAATCCGACCGCTAATCTCAGCATTGTTCTGTGGACTGACCAATCACGCGTCACCAGTGAATGCCAGCCCGAGGGGTTGTTTACCTCATGACAGTAAAATCTGTTTGGAAGagtgaaaaatattcaaacataaaggaaaaaaagcattactatatttattgtttgaaatatatttgaagagGACTAATGTAATAATTTCACTTTGTCTTCATGAATGCACACCTGTCCTTTAAGTACTGAGTGGGCAGCAGGGGCATTTCTTACGTTAAGTACTTCATCAAAACTCTGGTCACTCTTGGCGGTCTGGGCCTAGGAGGATTGTTACGTACTTTGTTAAATTAGTCTTTTGTGAAAATctttctgttcaaataaaactgaactgaattgaatttaaaccTGGAATTATAAATGAGTATGCATGTTTGGATCTTAGGCGATGGCTGTTATTAAAAAAGTGGCTGAATTGAATAGACCAAAAGATTCAGTCTTTCATAGACTGCAGTATTCTGGGCAATGCACTTTcttaaaacaaatatgtgatgaaaacatatttgttttaagAGAGTCTGTTGTTCAAGAGAAATGTATGCAAAAGGTTGCAAGTGAGTGGAGATTTCTGTTAAATCTGTTGTGCCCTCTGTCATACTTGAATTATTCCCATGTTTGAAATAGAGACATGTTACCAAGCAGGTGTGATCATGTAGTGGACTGTTCATGAGTGAAATTTATCGTCATTCTAGCAGTTTTTGACTGCCTAACCTAAAGTCTTGCTTTTTTCAGATTGATGACACGGAGCAAGGCTATGACCTCGACCTGTTTTGTATTCCCAAGCATTACGCTGATGACCTAGAGCGGGTTTACATTCCACATGGACTCATCCAGGACAGGTGGGTTatgctcaaacacactcacatgggTACAGAATAACAATGATTACAATTGTTGCTGCtgccaagatttttttttgcaccagcACCATATATTCCACTTGACTTCAGCTTAGCAGAAATGacagatttatgtttttttttgtgcaaccATATGTCCTTTAGTTCTCTGATGTAGTCTCAATTCAGCGCAACACCATCGGGCACTTCACTGCACCCAGGGAACTAGTCTTTATTTGGCCACAACAGTAGCTTGTTTGGTCACcttgtgtgaaatgttttgcctAATGGAAGAAGCAtgacccctcacccccctccccccccaggactgagaGGCTAGCACGGGAGATCATGAAGGAAATGGGGGGGCACCACATCGTGGCACTGTGCGTGCTCAAGGGGGGCTACAAGTTCTTCGCTGACCTGCTGGACTTCATCAAAGCCCTGAACCGCAACAGCGACCGCTCCATCCCCCTGACCGTAGACTTCATCCGGCTCAAGAGCTACTATGTAAGGCCCTGCTTTCGTATCatgtcatttcctttgttcAAATTCATTTATAACACCAAATAATATAGCCAGGCGCTTCAAAGACTGACGTTTCAACTTAACATCTTCCTCAGTCAATGCTAAgatgcaaaaatataaatgtcagtcttatttaaataaacatgctttatATCGTGAGCACTCCGTTGTCTACTTTAGGTAGTCTCTTTGAAgagtgtgggttttttttttttttttttgtttaaatgcacGGTCCGATACTGAGAGCACTTTCTCTCTTCTATAAGCTTTGACTGATGTGCACAGGATAGtctttaattatttgtaatgtCTTGTACAAATTACAATCAAAAAAACTCCATTCAGTCAACCTTTATTTTTTGGTAGTGTACAGTATTTCAAACTGGTAAAAGGTTTTGAAGACCCTGTTTTGAGTGTTCATTAAGCCACAAGATAAACACATTTACTTCCTTtgaaatttctgaaaatgaaagtaaCACTTGATTGAAGTGTATAATTTTTAATGGACATGGTATGACTGTATGTCTGTACGACCATTTATTTCAAGCACACTGATTTGCAGCCCATAAACTGGTAGCACCActcatcatttaaaatgtaaatgtcatcaTTACACAAGAAACACCGTCTCCAAATGAGCAATACCAAATCCTCCTGTAGTGGGTGCCTCCTGTAGTGGGTGCCATCTTTGTTGCTTTCAGTACTCATTCAGGATCTCAAATGAATAACATAGTCTTTATATAGCATTAGTTGGGTCTTTATGtataatcattaaaaatgattattttgattattcAGGTTATTTAATAAGAATTCATGTTTTAATGACACCCCCCATCTATGAATGCCAGACCCTAGGGGTTGTTGGGTGGCTCATCTTCTTAAGACACTGTTGTAGTGCATGtgtgggccccatggtctggtttCCAGtctggaccgtgccagtgctgaccgTCTGGCAGCACCTCAGGGAAACTGCCCAAAGACTGTTgggtttcagtcagccaggACGACAGCATCTCATTGTGCATTAGCGACCTCTGCTGGTCAGTTTGATGCACGCAAGTTaatctgttgagctgcacacgAGTCTTTTAGTCCTCTggctcatgtctgtgcaagcccaGCATGCAAGCTGCAGTGTCATGAGAGGAGgcggctgacatcacatgctttggaggagagcgcACGGTTACCTTTGTTTTCCTGAATCAACAGCAGAGGCTGTGGTGAGCGTGATTGGGCAATCCAAATTTCCGAATTCCAAAGATTGAgagaaataaatggaaaagaaagtgagaaagagaaagaaagcagtaacaacaaaaaattgcCGACCCTGTGCATTGTAAGATTTCTTTTGCAAGTCTCAGTGGAACCCTATGTTGAGTTCTGGACACCAAATTAATGCTAAAAACAGTCACTTCCTTTGTTTTAAAGATTTCCTGTGCATGCTGCTTTTATTCTTCCTCTACTCTTTTGTGCTTCCTCTGTATGGGTATGAAATGTCGAATAACACTATGTAAATCAGATATGAATGTATTCAGTTGTGGCTGTCGTACTGACACCCAGTTAGTTTCGCAATATAAACGTCAATGTAAACATATTCTTCCTGGTAGTAATACGAATGAAATGTGCTCTCCaagcaaaatcatttttaacttttttttttcccttccctgTGTAATGTTGTTCACAATGGAGCATGCCAGACCTTTATTGGTTCTGTGGCCTCCTGATCTCACAAGGGtgctcagaaatgtatttattaattctaTAGCAAGATGTTGGAAGTGTATGAAGTGTAAACAACGAAAGGTGATGGAAAAGAATTTGTGTGATCTTTCCCGACTATAAGGGGTACGAAAAGACAGAAGCAAGATGAAGAAATAATATTACTTGCATCCTTGCATTTATTCAAGTACCATTcagagtatttaaaaaaagaataatgtttAGTGTACAAAGAGTGAATTAACCTGTTCCTATATTGGAGAATTTAAGGATTACATCTTCCACTTTAAGGGAAAATGCCATTTCATCTGAAGTGTTGGCACTTGAGCAAGTTTTTCTATACCTTATTCCAGATGgctacttttttttcctccaggtGATGATTTTGCACATGTGCCCTCTACACATTGATTATTATACAAGTCCTTGCAAGGCCAGTCTAGGAAAAggcaaaagaaaatgcttttttcatagaaaatggtGGATTCTTCCATACTCTCATGCATCTTATTTCACACTCTACTCATTTCTGTGCAGAATGATCAATCCACTGGTGAAATCAAAGTCATTGGAGGAGATGATCTGTCCACTCTCACAGGAAAGGCAAGTGCCACTGTAGTCATCTTTCTACTAGTGTTGTACTGAATTCACTTTCAGAATTTGAGAATCCAGATGTagctttcattatttatgaaaGAGGACCTTCTTGTTAACACATCCACGGCCTCTGCTCTTGTACTTTAC is a window of Anguilla rostrata isolate EN2019 chromosome 9, ASM1855537v3, whole genome shotgun sequence DNA encoding:
- the LOC135263046 gene encoding hypoxanthine-guanine phosphoribosyltransferase, whose product is MATSSSCVVIDDTEQGYDLDLFCIPKHYADDLERVYIPHGLIQDRTERLAREIMKEMGGHHIVALCVLKGGYKFFADLLDFIKALNRNSDRSIPLTVDFIRLKSYYNDQSTGEIKVIGGDDLSTLTGKNVLIVEDIIDTGKTMKTLLQLLKQYNPKMVKVASLLVKRTPRSVGYRPDFVGFEIPDKFVVGYALDYNEYFRDLNHICVISETGKDKYKA